One Owenweeksia hongkongensis DSM 17368 genomic region harbors:
- a CDS encoding YceI family protein — translation MMKHIFIWALALLSTQASFAQQTVNTASSTVKFEISNWSIKTVEGTFSGMTGIFNLNTNDLANSNFNVCIDAATINTENEQRDEHLKTDDFFDVEKYPNICFKSTSITKSDNGYTTTGTLTMHGVSKKVNIPFTYNNNTFTGTLEIDRTDFGVGSDGGFMVGEEVSLEIICVVK, via the coding sequence ATGATGAAGCACATTTTCATTTGGGCCCTTGCTCTACTTAGCACGCAAGCATCTTTTGCTCAACAAACCGTCAACACGGCTAGCTCTACTGTAAAATTTGAAATTTCCAATTGGTCTATAAAAACTGTAGAGGGCACTTTTAGCGGTATGACTGGGATTTTTAACCTGAATACTAACGACCTGGCAAACTCTAATTTTAATGTATGCATTGATGCGGCCACTATCAACACCGAAAATGAGCAACGTGATGAGCATCTTAAAACAGATGACTTTTTTGATGTAGAAAAATACCCAAACATTTGTTTTAAATCTACTTCGATTACAAAGTCCGATAATGGATACACAACCACCGGAACGCTCACCATGCATGGAGTTTCTAAAAAAGTAAACATCCCTTTTACATATAACAACAACACATTTACTGGTACCCTGGAAATTGACCGTACTGATTTTGGAGTTGGCTCTGATGGCGGCTTTATGGTTGGAGAGGAAGTTTCTCTGGAGATCATTTGTGTAGTGAAGTAA
- a CDS encoding DoxX family protein: MNSKTINIITWVLQGIMTLVFLMAGAMKVFTPFDQYVETMPYAAKLSAGIIKLIGTLEILGAIGMSLPFLIKKWYFLSPLAALGLAATMIGAIVTHAGRNEPFVMQIAFFAILVIIAFVRNKQIKAAR, from the coding sequence ATGAATTCAAAAACGATAAACATCATCACCTGGGTATTGCAAGGAATAATGACCCTAGTATTCTTGATGGCAGGCGCCATGAAAGTGTTTACACCATTCGACCAATACGTAGAAACGATGCCTTATGCCGCTAAACTTTCTGCTGGAATCATCAAACTTATTGGCACTCTGGAAATTTTGGGCGCCATCGGGATGAGCCTCCCATTTTTGATCAAGAAATGGTATTTCCTTTCACCTTTGGCAGCTCTAGGTTTGGCAGCAACTATGATCGGTGCCATTGTAACACATGCAGGAAGAAATGAGCCTTTTGTAATGCAAATTGCCTTTTTCGCTATTCTTGTAATCATTGCATTTGTACGCAATAAGCAGATTAAAGCAGCGAGATAA
- a CDS encoding helix-turn-helix domain-containing protein, with the protein MQHFKTLSAYLEYLELPRPEHPMISVFTAMGDGFLPCPKASSPPITNDCYTISFKKFVTGELSYGRTKYDFTNGALFFIAPRQVLQWNDAAVFEQKGFSINFHEDFLKGTELAHQIKKYGFFSYSANEALHLSPKEEKQIEAIVQSIDMEYQNNQDEFSKDIILSQLSTLFKYANRFYERQFINRKELSNNLLEQFNQKLEEYFDSGKLQENGIPSIEQMAESLSVSQRYLSDTLKKETGKTSTEHLQLYLIDEAKNKLLDPNKSVAEVAYALGFEYPPYFSRLFKKKEGISPTEYREKYSMN; encoded by the coding sequence ATGCAACACTTTAAAACACTTTCGGCTTATCTCGAATATTTGGAATTGCCTCGTCCAGAGCACCCCATGATTAGCGTATTTACCGCCATGGGCGATGGTTTTTTGCCCTGCCCAAAAGCGAGCTCGCCCCCCATTACGAACGATTGCTACACTATCAGTTTTAAAAAGTTTGTGACAGGTGAGTTAAGCTATGGCCGTACCAAATACGATTTTACCAACGGAGCTTTGTTTTTTATCGCGCCAAGACAAGTGTTGCAGTGGAATGATGCAGCAGTGTTTGAGCAAAAAGGCTTTTCCATCAACTTTCACGAAGATTTTTTGAAAGGAACTGAACTGGCGCATCAGATTAAAAAATATGGTTTCTTCTCCTATTCGGCCAACGAAGCCCTGCACCTTTCGCCCAAAGAAGAAAAGCAGATCGAAGCCATCGTGCAGAGTATAGACATGGAATACCAAAACAATCAAGATGAGTTTAGCAAAGACATTATTCTTTCACAGTTAAGCACGCTTTTTAAATATGCCAATCGCTTTTACGAACGTCAGTTTATCAACCGTAAGGAACTTTCAAATAATTTATTGGAGCAGTTTAACCAGAAGCTTGAAGAATATTTTGACTCAGGGAAGCTACAAGAAAACGGCATTCCGAGCATTGAGCAAATGGCCGAAAGCTTGTCGGTTTCGCAGCGCTACCTGAGCGACACCCTAAAAAAAGAAACCGGCAAAACCAGCACTGAGCATCTGCAATTGTATTTGATAGACGAAGCCAAAAACAAACTGCTAGACCCCAACAAAAGTGTAGCCGAAGTAGCTTACGCTTTGGGCTTTGAGTACCCGCCTTATTTTTCGCGCTTATTTAAAAAGAAAGAAGGCATTAGCCCTACGGAGTATAGAGAGAAGTACAGCATGAATTAG
- a CDS encoding SDR family oxidoreductase: MNTTNPFGKKGWTPDRIKDLSGKTFVITGTTSGTGFEAARILLSKNARVVMLNRNPQKASDTTAQLKKILGNRIDVINITMDLGVQASVKKAATEVLEKVGRIDALMCNGAIAQVPKQQITKDGWESQMGVNFFGHFTLQALLFPLIEKSNGRIVTVGSLGYDMGIKAIKFDDLNWDKDYTPNDAYSQSKLAQIMTLYELQDRLAAAGKMGVKAYACHPGSSRTSLISTSGSFMMKMIFGLMKLSPLTQPAENGAYPELMCATEPELDQSAFYGPTGRSNWVGPVGPHELKPHAKDKVAANKLWELAEKETGVSWNV, encoded by the coding sequence ATGAATACTACAAATCCATTTGGCAAAAAAGGCTGGACGCCTGATAGAATAAAAGACTTAAGCGGTAAAACATTTGTAATTACCGGAACTACCAGCGGTACCGGATTTGAAGCCGCACGCATTCTACTTTCTAAAAATGCCCGAGTAGTGATGCTGAACCGCAATCCTCAAAAAGCTTCTGACACCACGGCACAACTCAAAAAAATACTTGGAAATAGAATTGATGTCATCAACATTACTATGGACTTGGGTGTGCAAGCTTCTGTAAAAAAGGCTGCTACCGAAGTGTTGGAAAAAGTAGGTCGCATTGATGCCTTAATGTGCAACGGTGCCATTGCTCAAGTGCCCAAGCAACAAATCACAAAAGATGGCTGGGAAAGCCAAATGGGGGTGAATTTTTTCGGGCATTTCACCTTGCAAGCTTTGTTATTTCCATTGATTGAAAAATCTAACGGACGCATCGTAACCGTAGGAAGTTTAGGCTATGACATGGGCATTAAAGCCATTAAATTTGATGACTTAAATTGGGACAAAGACTACACGCCGAACGATGCTTATAGCCAAAGTAAGCTCGCGCAAATCATGACCCTTTACGAACTGCAAGACCGATTAGCTGCCGCAGGAAAAATGGGGGTTAAAGCTTATGCCTGTCACCCAGGTTCTTCTAGGACATCGCTCATCAGCACCAGCGGAAGCTTTATGATGAAAATGATTTTTGGCCTGATGAAACTATCTCCACTAACGCAACCAGCAGAAAATGGCGCTTATCCTGAATTGATGTGTGCTACCGAACCTGAGTTAGACCAATCTGCTTTTTACGGCCCCACCGGCCGAAGCAATTGGGTGGGTCCTGTAGGGCCGCACGAACTAAAACCTCACGCCAAGGATAAAGTGGCCGCTAACAAATTGTGGGAACTTGCGGAAAAAGAAACAGGCGTAAGTTGGAATGTATAA